The following are encoded together in the Oncorhynchus gorbuscha isolate QuinsamMale2020 ecotype Even-year linkage group LG03, OgorEven_v1.0, whole genome shotgun sequence genome:
- the LOC124023412 gene encoding amphoterin-induced protein 1-like — translation MLPPHRAGALPEPSPSASPSLSLRRIQVRWALYVFLSLALLWFPSGAVASTLNCHKTCICASNIVSCSKMNLTTVPTGLPLYMAVLDLSYNDVSRLRAEWTTVKLIKLHNLLLSHNGLHFLSSEAFVYVKHLRYLDLSSNNLRQLDEFIFEPLGQLEVLLLYNNRISQIDRSAFQGLHSLQKLYLSQNMISRFPLELVKDKTRLGKLSLMDISSNRIKVPPIEELQVLPAWIKNGLYFHNNPLICDCSLYSLLAHWHILRLNSALDFKDEYSCYLPGSQKSRVGVFDLNRDYMNCSTFYEADEEAWLGQTLILRCDTKHRDLSKTWVMPGDVVVTEGLNQTAKVLPDGSLQIGPVKPEDSGTYTCYAVSEALNETIYVLLKVHNFTEKGNGENLNTAYTTLVGCVTSLVLVFIYLYLTPCRCFCCPKNNHQDSFHSSMLSHEDLANNTDPRHVAFIEPKELGQNGKVNPSDMEGDQGEMDEEGGLLGKGRRKKSVAESISLFFSDTPVVV, via the exons ATGTTGCCTCCACACAGAGCAGGCGCCCTGCCGGAgccctccccctctgcctctccctctctcagcctgaGGAGGATCCAGGTTCGATGGGCCTTGTACGTCTTCCTCTCCCTGGCCCTGCTCTGGTTCCCGTCTGGGGCGGTAGCCTCAACCCTCAACTGCCACAAGACCTGCATCTGTGCCAGTAACATCGTGAGCTGTTCCAAGATGAACCTGACCACGGTGCCCACTGGCCTGCCTCTCTACATGGCCGTCCTGGACCTCAGCTACAACGACGTCTCCCGGCTGAGGGCTGAGTGGACCACGGTGAAACTCATCAAACTCCACAACCTCCTACTCAGTCATAACGGCCTTCACTTCCTCTCATCTGAGGCCTTCGTCTACGTCAAACACCTGCGCTACCTGGACCTGTCCTCCAACAACCTGCGACAGCTGGACGAGTTCATCTTTGAACCGCTGGGGCAgctggag gtgttgttgctgtacaACAACCGTATATCTCAGATTGACCGCTCAGCCTTCCAGGGTCTCCACAGCCTGCAGAAACTCTACTTGTCCCAGAACATGATCTCACGCTTCCCCCTGGAACTGGTCAAGGACAAGACCCGCCTGGGGAAACTCAGCCTGATGGACATCTCCTCCAACAGGATCAAG GTCCCCCCCATCGAGGAGCTGCAGGTGCTGCCTGCCTGGATAAAGAACGGCCTCTACTTCCACAACAACCCTCTGATCTGTGACTGTAGCCTATATAGTCTCCTGGCCCACTGGCACATCCTCCGGCTCAACTCAGCCCTGGACTTTAAAGACGAGTACAGCTGCTATCTCCCCGGGTCCCAGAAAAGCAGGGTGGGGGTCTTCGACCTCAACAGAGACTACATGAACTGTAGTACGTTCTACGAGGCGGACGAGGAAGCTTGGCTGGGCCAGACGCTGATCTTGCGCTGTGATACTAAACACAGAGATCTGTCTAAGACCTGGGTGATGCCTGGTGATGTAGTGGTGACGGAAGGCCTTAACCAGACAGCCAAGGTGCTTCCTGACGGTAGTCTCCAGATCGGCCCGGTGAAGCCGGAGGACTCGGGGACGTATACATGCTACGCTGTGAGCGAAGCCCTCAACGAGACGATCTACGTGCTGCTCAAG GTGCATAACTTCACGGAGAAGGGAAATGGCGAGAACCTGAATACGGCCTACACCACCCTGGTGGGCTGCGTGACCAGTTTGGTCCTAGTGTTCATCTACCTGTACCTGACCCCCTGCCGATGCTTCTGCTGCCCCAAGAACAACCACCAGGACTCCTTCCACTCCTCCATGCTCAGCCATGAAGACCTGGCCAACAACACAGACCCAAGGCACGTGGCCTTCATCGAACCCAAGGAGCTTGGGCAGAACGGGAAAGTGAACCCCAGCGATATGGAGGGGgaccagggagagatggatgaggagggaggattactggggaagggaaggaggaagaagTCTGTGGCTGAGTCTATTAGTTTGTTCTTCTCTGACACCCCCGTAGTGGTCTGA